A stretch of Lathyrus oleraceus cultivar Zhongwan6 chromosome 6, CAAS_Psat_ZW6_1.0, whole genome shotgun sequence DNA encodes these proteins:
- the LOC127097810 gene encoding uncharacterized protein LOC127097810, producing the protein MRTGLKDNVAYSFFDPEIGVLKDMIALITPDHVGMFRESYGGILKMVFRLTDCDRSAIHTLLQFYDPGLRCFVFPDYLLGPLMEDYVSILGIQIRDQIPFHVTRAEPDVLGISRALYLSPEMVKEGWKEKGKLPGFHLSFLEANAKEHAAVGNWKTVCALIAVSIYGIVLFPNQKNFVDRNAIRLFMQRNPIPTLIGDVYYSVHNRNEKRRGGLVRCCSQLLFRWFMGYLPSRGAFVQIDPSVKWSFRLMGLRADDIAWTHNGLAGRDFICSCGSLPNVPLVGVQGCINYNPMLLRRQMGFAIEGPPLGREIQESFYFPIDGNQTKLRQVLDEWRDIQRRGKVPYGKVNCRYFPLFEDWLRKRIESTFLPFPGGDSVCPRIEGPSSSVSMEEFLEMKRARDQLFAEKAELERSVAHFQAANQEIKVKMEDQDERHALAAKRFEMDTAYYGKISQALASSNREHDITKEKLFRASKVIEDEKRRQIIVKDQRDDRVRGLIAEWEAKLQVKESEKLKIIAERDHYMAERDHYFRQMKIHQKEVGRLQQENTELRFAAEFARMEGEIGPSAGPSSS; encoded by the coding sequence atgaggaccggtttgaaagacaatgttgcctacagtttctttgatccagagattggtgtgctcaaggatatgatagcattgattactcctgaccatgtgggaatgtttagagagtcatacggaggtattctgaagatggttttcagactcactgactgcgacaggagcgccatccacactcttcttcagttctatgaccctgggttgaggtgtttcgtttttccagactacctgttgggacctctgatggaggattatgtcagcatcctgggtattcagatccgtgatcagattcctttccatgtcaCTAGGGCGGAGCCGgatgtccttgggatttcacgtgctctttatttgagtccggaaatggtcaaggaaggttggaaggagaagggaaagttacctggatttcatttgagtttcttggaggctaatgccaaggaacatgctgctgtgggtaactggaagacggtttgtgctctgattgctgtgagcatttatgggattgttctgtttcctaaccagaagaatttCGTGGACCGTAATGCTatcaggttgtttatgcagagaaaccctattcctaccctgattggagatgtatactactcagtgcataacaggaatgagaagaggcgtggtggTCTGGTCAGATGCTGCTCTCAGCTACTCTTTAggtggttcatgggatatttgccttcccgaggtgcctTTGTTCAGATTGATCCTAGTGTGAAGTGGTCCTTTCgattgatgggtctgcgggctgatgacattgcttggactcataatggtttagCTGGTCGGGACTTCATCTGCAGTTGcgggagtttacctaatgtgcctttagtgggagttcagggttgcattaattacaacccgatgcttctccggagacagatggggtttgctatagagggtcctcctctcgggcgagagattcaggagtccttctatttcccgattgatggtaaccagaccaagttgaggcaggtattggacgaatggcgagatatccagaggaggggtaaggttccttacggcaaagtcaactgccggtattttccactatttgaggattggttgcggaagaggattgagtcTACATTTCTACCGTTCCCTGGAGGTGACTCAGTGTGTCCtaggattgagggtccaagttcttccgtcagcatggaggaattccttgagatgaagagggccagagatcagttatTTGCAGAAAAAGCAGAgttggagagaagtgttgctcattttcaggcagctaatcaggaaatcaaagtgaagatggaagatcaggaCGAGCGACACGCCTTGGCAGccaagcgctttgagatggatacagcctactatgggaagatcagccaagctttagcatcGTCCAACAGGGAACATGACATCACAaaggagaagctgttcagagcatcaaaagtcatcgaagatgagaagagaaggcaaatcatagtgaaggatcagagagatgacagagtcaggggtctcattgctgagtgggaggcaaagctgcAAGTCAAGGAGTCAGAGAAGCTAAAGATCATTgcagagagagatcactatatggctgagagagaccactacttcaggcagatgaagattcatcagaaggaagttggaagactacagcaggagaataccgagctcaggttcgccgcagagttcgcgaggatggaaggcgagatagggccatctgcgggaccctcatccagttag